In Streptomyces sp. NBC_01381, a genomic segment contains:
- a CDS encoding PQQ-binding-like beta-propeller repeat protein — MPLREGDPESIGGYRIESRIGTGGMGVVYLGRSASGRAVAVKVVHTQYADDPEFRARFRQEVTAARRVSGAFTAPVVDADPEAALPWMATAYVPGDTLAQRVAEQGPLDWPRLKRLGGELAEALREIHRAEVVHRDLKPSNVLLLDSGDDTDGGGGDGGDSGMTRVIDFGISRAAHSDVRTQTGLVMGSPPFMAPEQFSSPRDVGPPVDVFALGALLVYAATGRSPFEAENAYLAAYQTVHNDPELGALPESLRPLVLACLTKDPQDRPTPVQVLEALAALPDEGEPGAPPERVSTVERAEPPEDPASDATFALSATATTPQRPRRGRRFKVVLAGAVALAAVIGIGVSVALLGGSDPVAQGTDGKSGLPDGWRPWQVATEKDGDDMMPSSESCTPHARGVYCASPTTALTRLDPLTGKVKWTKPMHRPKSSNGYSVTDPVVGAGAVFTFSAEGSQGVDAYDTKSGRRLWRLPGPHAEFQFLSGVLVVHKGELSESRTSTYTAYDPRSGDELWHHKVTSDSAGAFYAGPDGTVFADLRTAARKGDPAPASSAITRFDARTGRKLGSVKAPKGDLWLATVHDGKGYFARWEDDSGVSSRFFIQDLTSGDVRGIDFPWAVEPEAPPLVRGDAMYLFDYANETVLALDLKRGKPLWTTSRELRIFSEPSVRGDTLYATMPDSSVIAVNTRTGKERWRSAPSFKDTDRGGSVDDRSPSGVAPLALGGVLYGVTDDGTFSVAAKG; from the coding sequence ATGCCTCTGCGCGAGGGAGATCCCGAGTCGATCGGCGGCTACCGGATCGAGTCGCGGATCGGCACCGGCGGCATGGGCGTCGTCTATCTCGGACGCTCCGCTTCGGGCCGCGCGGTCGCGGTCAAGGTCGTCCACACCCAGTACGCGGACGACCCCGAGTTCCGCGCGCGCTTCCGCCAGGAGGTCACGGCCGCGCGCCGGGTCAGCGGCGCCTTCACCGCGCCCGTCGTGGACGCCGACCCGGAGGCCGCGCTGCCCTGGATGGCCACGGCGTACGTTCCCGGGGACACCCTCGCCCAGCGCGTCGCCGAGCAGGGGCCCCTCGACTGGCCGCGGCTGAAGCGGCTCGGCGGCGAACTGGCCGAGGCGCTGCGGGAGATCCACCGCGCCGAGGTGGTGCACCGCGACCTGAAGCCGAGCAACGTACTGCTGCTCGACTCCGGCGATGACACGGACGGCGGCGGTGGTGACGGCGGCGACAGCGGGATGACGCGCGTCATCGACTTCGGCATCTCCCGTGCCGCGCACAGCGATGTCCGGACACAGACGGGCCTGGTGATGGGCTCACCGCCGTTCATGGCACCGGAGCAGTTCAGCAGCCCGCGCGACGTGGGGCCGCCCGTCGACGTCTTCGCCCTTGGCGCGCTGCTGGTGTACGCGGCGACCGGGCGCAGCCCCTTCGAGGCGGAGAACGCGTATCTGGCCGCTTATCAGACGGTGCACAACGACCCCGAACTGGGCGCGCTGCCCGAGTCGTTGCGCCCCCTGGTCCTCGCCTGCCTCACCAAGGACCCGCAGGACAGGCCCACTCCGGTGCAGGTGCTCGAGGCGCTGGCCGCGCTGCCGGACGAGGGGGAGCCGGGTGCGCCACCGGAGCGCGTATCCACCGTGGAACGGGCGGAGCCCCCGGAGGATCCCGCCTCCGACGCCACGTTCGCCCTGTCGGCGACCGCGACCACACCCCAACGCCCGCGCCGGGGGCGGCGGTTCAAGGTGGTCCTCGCCGGGGCGGTGGCCTTGGCGGCCGTGATCGGCATCGGCGTATCCGTGGCGCTGCTCGGGGGGTCGGATCCCGTCGCGCAGGGCACGGACGGCAAGTCGGGCCTGCCCGACGGCTGGCGGCCGTGGCAGGTCGCCACCGAGAAGGACGGCGACGACATGATGCCGTCGTCGGAGTCTTGCACCCCGCACGCGCGCGGCGTCTACTGCGCGTCGCCGACCACGGCGCTGACCCGGCTCGATCCCCTGACGGGCAAGGTCAAGTGGACCAAGCCGATGCACCGCCCCAAGTCCAGCAACGGGTACTCGGTCACCGATCCCGTCGTGGGCGCCGGGGCGGTGTTCACGTTCAGCGCGGAGGGCTCCCAGGGTGTCGACGCGTACGACACGAAGAGCGGCCGGCGGCTGTGGCGGCTGCCGGGGCCGCACGCGGAGTTCCAGTTCCTGAGCGGCGTACTGGTCGTGCACAAGGGCGAGTTGAGCGAGTCCCGGACGTCGACGTACACGGCGTACGACCCGCGGTCCGGCGACGAGCTGTGGCATCACAAGGTGACCAGTGACTCGGCGGGCGCGTTCTACGCGGGTCCGGACGGCACGGTCTTCGCGGATCTGCGCACCGCCGCGCGCAAGGGCGACCCCGCCCCGGCCTCGTCGGCCATCACGCGGTTCGACGCGCGCACCGGCCGCAAGCTGGGCTCGGTCAAGGCGCCGAAGGGCGATCTCTGGCTGGCCACGGTGCACGACGGCAAGGGGTACTTCGCCCGCTGGGAGGACGACTCGGGTGTCTCATCGCGCTTCTTCATCCAGGATCTGACCTCGGGGGACGTCCGCGGGATCGACTTCCCCTGGGCGGTCGAGCCGGAGGCGCCGCCGCTGGTGCGCGGCGACGCCATGTACCTGTTCGACTATGCCAACGAGACCGTGCTCGCCCTGGATCTCAAGCGCGGCAAGCCGCTGTGGACGACCTCGCGCGAACTGCGGATCTTCAGCGAGCCGTCGGTGCGGGGCGACACGCTGTACGCGACGATGCCGGACAGCAGCGTGATCGCCGTCAACACCCGTACGGGCAAGGAGCGGTGGCGCTCGGCGCCCTCCTTCAAGGACACCGACCGAGGCGGATCGGTGGACGACCGCTCCCCGAGCGGGGTGGCCCCGCTGGCCCTGGGGGGCGTGCTGTACGGGGTGACGGACGACGGCACGTTCTCGGTGGCGGCGAAGGGGTAG